The Micromonospora sp. M71_S20 genome has a window encoding:
- a CDS encoding aldo/keto reductase — protein sequence MTTLPSVRLGSSPLTVTRLGLGTWALGGDGWAFGWGPQDASEAIATIRYAVEHGGLNWLDTAPVYGLGQAEELVGEALADLPEDVRPYVFTKCGVVWGGDAEPGTVAGRRQSIERELDESLRRLRLDCIDLYQMHWPATDGTPLEEYWQTLADLRQKGKIRAAGLSNHRLDELQRAHDVAPVDSFQPPFSALARGAAEEIGWCASHSVGVITYGALGSGLLTGTFTPERAAALPPSDWRSRDPGFRGHGLEKTMRLTRTLADVAAAHGVSTSAVAIAWVLECRGVTGAIVGARRPEQIADWRAAATVRLSAADLDRIAAVIRQEGIGSGPSHPRTGSWSA from the coding sequence ATGACGACGCTGCCATCGGTACGACTCGGTTCATCCCCGCTTACCGTCACCCGGCTCGGTCTCGGCACCTGGGCGCTCGGCGGTGACGGCTGGGCCTTCGGCTGGGGGCCGCAGGACGCCTCGGAGGCGATCGCCACCATCCGGTACGCGGTGGAACACGGGGGCCTGAACTGGCTCGACACGGCACCGGTCTACGGCCTTGGGCAGGCGGAGGAGCTGGTGGGTGAGGCGCTCGCCGATCTCCCCGAGGATGTCCGCCCGTACGTGTTCACGAAGTGCGGCGTGGTGTGGGGTGGAGACGCCGAGCCGGGCACCGTCGCCGGCCGGCGACAGAGCATCGAGCGTGAACTGGACGAGTCTCTCCGTCGGCTCCGGCTCGACTGCATCGACCTGTACCAGATGCACTGGCCCGCCACAGATGGAACTCCGCTGGAGGAGTACTGGCAGACCCTTGCCGACCTGCGTCAGAAGGGCAAGATACGGGCGGCGGGGCTGTCGAACCACCGCCTCGACGAACTCCAGCGGGCGCACGACGTCGCGCCGGTGGATTCGTTCCAGCCGCCGTTCTCCGCTCTTGCGCGAGGCGCTGCGGAGGAGATCGGTTGGTGTGCGTCGCACAGCGTGGGGGTCATCACCTACGGCGCGTTGGGTTCCGGGCTGTTGACCGGGACGTTCACGCCCGAGCGAGCCGCTGCCCTGCCGCCCAGCGACTGGCGGTCCCGCGACCCCGGTTTCCGGGGGCACGGACTGGAGAAGACGATGCGGCTGACCCGCACCCTGGCGGATGTCGCCGCCGCGCACGGCGTCAGCACCAGCGCCGTGGCCATCGCGTGGGTGCTGGAGTGCCGTGGCGTGACCGGCGCCATTGTCGGAGCGCGTCGACCCGAGCAGATAGCGGACTGGCGGGCGGCGGCGACGGTGCGATTGTCGGCTGCGGATCTTGACAGGATCGCGGCCGTGATCCGACAGGAGGGCATCGGCTCCGGGCCGAGCCACCCGCGTACGGGAAGCTGGAGCGCCTGA
- a CDS encoding BTAD domain-containing putative transcriptional regulator, with the protein MPRNDVTFGLLGALQVRAGGLPLDVRGTVVNHLLGALLIHANAWVSHSRLASLTWGEADASRNALHCAVARLRRMLGDAGGRDAGIEHSGAGYRIIVEPDRLDAARFSALARLADEADKPDTRFEALLRALRTWRGPVLAESSEWLRMDPAVLALERDRLERTYELGDLALRLDRASLALPLVEQLAAHLPFDEPLHARLLTLMAAVGRRAEALRAYGRVRRRLADELGVDPSDVLREAHLALLNAQTRTAAPAAGTADGRSGQRIDPQVRGLAVGRPYADDARSGRRPRTAPDHARSEPDEARLPGAGALALPFADAGRALPLDRIADAVLGRR; encoded by the coding sequence ATGCCGAGGAACGACGTCACCTTCGGTCTTCTGGGCGCCCTGCAGGTGCGGGCCGGCGGGCTGCCCCTCGATGTGCGGGGCACCGTCGTCAACCACCTGCTCGGCGCCCTGCTGATCCACGCGAACGCCTGGGTGAGCCACAGCCGGCTGGCGTCGTTGACCTGGGGCGAGGCCGACGCGAGCCGCAACGCCCTGCACTGCGCGGTGGCGCGGCTGCGCCGGATGCTCGGCGACGCCGGCGGCCGGGACGCCGGTATCGAGCACTCCGGGGCCGGGTACCGCATCATCGTCGAACCGGACCGGCTCGACGCGGCGCGCTTCTCGGCGCTGGCTCGCCTGGCGGACGAGGCTGACAAGCCGGACACCCGGTTCGAGGCGCTGCTGCGCGCGCTGCGGACCTGGCGCGGACCGGTCCTCGCGGAGTCCTCGGAATGGTTGCGGATGGACCCCGCCGTGCTGGCCTTGGAGCGCGACCGGCTGGAGCGCACCTACGAGTTGGGTGACCTGGCGCTGAGGCTGGACCGGGCGAGCCTGGCGCTGCCGCTGGTGGAACAGCTCGCCGCCCACCTGCCGTTCGACGAGCCGCTGCACGCCAGGTTGTTGACGTTGATGGCGGCCGTCGGGCGGCGGGCGGAGGCGCTGCGGGCCTACGGGCGGGTGCGCCGGCGACTCGCCGACGAACTGGGCGTAGATCCGTCCGACGTGCTGCGTGAGGCGCACCTGGCGCTGCTGAACGCGCAGACTCGTACGGCCGCGCCGGCCGCGGGGACGGCGGACGGCCGGTCCGGCCAACGCATCGACCCCCAGGTGCGGGGCCTCGCCGTCGGCCGGCCCTATGCCGACGACGCGCGCTCCGGACGCCGGCCCCGGACCGCCCCCGACCACGCGCGGTCCGAGCCCGACGAGGCGCGGCTGCCGGGGGCCGGAGCACTCGCCCTGCCGTTCGCGGACGCGGGCAGGGCGCTGCCGCTGGACCGGATCGCGGACGCGGTGCTCGGGCGGCGGTGA
- a CDS encoding lysine N(6)-hydroxylase/L-ornithine N(5)-oxygenase family protein, producing the protein MNTAADTAAAPFLDVVGVGFGPSNLALAVALRSHNDAVAMRSGAGTTPQDGRLTFAFVEKQPRFGWHRGMLIDGATLQVSFLKDLATLRDPASPFTFLKYLHEKGRLPSFINHKALFPSRVEFNDYLTWAAAAFEDVVQYGTEVVEVRPVVVDGRVAHLDVVAQAGGRTTVSRTRNLVLACGLVPATPPGVTLSDRVWHSYELLDRADRLDEAAPLTMTVVGAGQSAAEVTEYLHRRFRAATVYSVFSRFGYSPADDSPFVNGIFDPAAVDLFFHSPPAVKKMLLDYHANTNYSAVDADLIAELYRRVYDESVRGPRRLHMVNSSRVQNVEPDPAGLRVTVEHLPTGQVRRFGSDVVVYATGYRPADPIPMLGDFVQYCKLDDRGALCFERDYRVVTTGGVDCAVYLQGGTEETHGISSSLLSNTAVRAGEITRSIAAGYGDRIPGARTLMP; encoded by the coding sequence ATGAACACGGCTGCGGACACCGCAGCGGCGCCCTTCCTCGACGTCGTCGGGGTGGGCTTCGGGCCGTCGAACCTGGCGCTCGCCGTCGCCCTACGAAGCCACAACGACGCCGTCGCCATGCGGAGCGGGGCCGGGACGACGCCCCAGGACGGTCGACTGACCTTCGCCTTCGTCGAGAAGCAGCCACGCTTCGGGTGGCACCGCGGCATGCTGATCGACGGAGCGACGTTGCAGGTGTCGTTCCTCAAGGACCTCGCGACGCTGCGGGACCCGGCCAGTCCGTTCACCTTCCTCAAGTACCTGCACGAGAAGGGGCGGCTGCCGAGCTTCATCAACCACAAGGCGCTGTTCCCCTCGCGTGTCGAGTTCAACGACTACCTCACCTGGGCCGCAGCGGCGTTCGAGGACGTCGTCCAGTACGGCACCGAGGTCGTCGAGGTCCGTCCGGTGGTGGTCGACGGGCGCGTCGCCCACCTGGACGTGGTGGCCCAGGCAGGAGGCAGGACCACGGTGTCCCGCACCCGCAACCTGGTCCTCGCCTGTGGCCTGGTCCCCGCGACGCCGCCCGGTGTCACCCTGTCGGACCGCGTCTGGCACAGCTACGAGTTGCTGGATCGCGCCGACCGACTCGACGAGGCCGCGCCGCTGACCATGACCGTGGTCGGTGCCGGACAGAGCGCCGCCGAGGTGACGGAGTACCTGCACCGACGGTTCCGGGCGGCGACGGTGTACTCGGTGTTCTCCCGCTTCGGATACAGCCCGGCCGACGACAGCCCGTTCGTCAACGGCATCTTCGACCCGGCGGCGGTGGACCTGTTCTTCCACTCGCCACCCGCGGTCAAGAAGATGCTGCTGGACTACCACGCGAACACCAACTACTCGGCTGTCGACGCCGACCTCATCGCCGAGCTGTACCGGCGCGTGTACGACGAGAGCGTGCGCGGACCGCGGCGCCTGCACATGGTGAACTCCTCCCGGGTGCAGAACGTCGAGCCCGACCCGGCGGGGCTGCGGGTCACCGTCGAGCACCTGCCGACCGGGCAGGTACGGCGGTTCGGCTCGGACGTCGTCGTCTACGCCACCGGATACCGGCCGGCCGACCCGATCCCGATGCTCGGCGACTTCGTCCAGTACTGCAAATTGGACGACAGGGGTGCCCTGTGTTTCGAGCGCGACTATCGTGTGGTCACGACCGGCGGCGTCGACTGCGCCGTCTATCTGCAGGGCGGCACCGAGGAGACGCACGGGATCTCCTCCTCGCTGCTGTCGAACACCGCGGTCCGGGCCGGTGAGATCACCAGGTCGATCGCAGCCGGATACGGGGACAGGATCCCCGGCGCGCGGACCCTGATGCCGTGA
- a CDS encoding FG-GAP-like repeat-containing protein, which translates to MSRHLRTGARRVLAALLTLAVGVLTGAVATSSPALAAPNFKAPFPCGQRWTYDHHSAEVRQALDFVRADGGATAGTPQVASAAGVARRYSQPSGAGNYIVIDHGGGWTTYYFHLSTYSVPDGAYVQQGQQIGTTGSTGNSSGPHIHYEQLYNGVGQTIVINGTSLAPYPGQYHQKYLVSDNCGTSPTGGRYLAGSPTDFTGDGRDDIVAFTQGTLNDVYVSTSTGTNFAGTSVKWNDFFGLNGETLLTGDFNGDNRDDIVAFTHGTLADVHVSLSTGTGFTTSTKWHDWFAPHNEVAAVGDVNGDGRDDIITFTHDTNADVYVALSTGSSFTGTAVKWHDYFSIPGEHPALGDVNGDGKDDIITFTQGPNTASDVIIALSTGTTFGPPQKWHDLFAVGTEQPRVGDINGDGRDDIVTFTCNTNADVYAATSTGTSFAGTTIKWHDFFCLNGEFPYLADVNGDNKDDIIVFTKGTTNDVYVGLSTGTTFNPSTKWHDFFGLNGETTL; encoded by the coding sequence ATGTCACGGCATTTGAGGACCGGGGCGCGTCGCGTCCTGGCCGCCCTGCTCACCCTGGCGGTGGGCGTCCTGACCGGCGCGGTGGCGACATCGTCCCCCGCGCTCGCCGCACCGAACTTCAAGGCCCCGTTCCCGTGCGGGCAGCGGTGGACCTACGACCACCACAGCGCCGAGGTCCGGCAGGCCCTGGACTTCGTGCGGGCCGACGGAGGTGCCACCGCGGGCACGCCACAGGTCGCCTCGGCGGCGGGCGTCGCCCGGCGGTACTCGCAGCCCAGCGGCGCCGGCAACTACATCGTCATCGACCACGGCGGCGGTTGGACCACCTACTACTTCCACCTCAGCACCTACTCCGTGCCCGACGGGGCGTACGTGCAGCAGGGCCAGCAGATCGGCACCACGGGCAGCACCGGCAACTCGTCGGGGCCGCACATCCACTACGAACAGCTCTACAACGGCGTGGGACAGACGATCGTGATCAACGGGACGTCGCTGGCGCCGTATCCCGGCCAGTACCACCAGAAGTACCTGGTCAGCGACAACTGCGGTACGTCGCCGACGGGTGGCCGGTATCTGGCGGGTTCGCCGACGGACTTCACCGGCGACGGCCGCGACGACATCGTCGCCTTCACCCAGGGCACCCTCAACGACGTCTACGTCTCCACCTCCACCGGCACCAACTTCGCCGGCACCTCCGTCAAATGGAACGACTTCTTCGGCCTCAACGGCGAAACACTGCTCACCGGAGACTTCAACGGCGACAACCGCGACGACATCGTCGCCTTCACCCACGGCACCCTCGCCGACGTCCACGTCTCACTCTCCACCGGCACCGGCTTCACCACCAGCACCAAATGGCACGACTGGTTCGCCCCCCACAACGAAGTCGCCGCAGTCGGCGACGTCAACGGCGACGGCCGCGACGACATCATCACCTTCACCCACGACACCAACGCCGACGTCTACGTGGCACTCTCCACGGGCTCGTCATTCACCGGAACCGCCGTGAAGTGGCACGACTACTTCTCCATCCCCGGCGAACACCCCGCCCTCGGCGACGTCAACGGCGACGGCAAAGACGACATCATCACCTTCACCCAAGGCCCCAACACCGCCTCCGACGTCATCATCGCCCTCTCCACCGGCACCACCTTCGGCCCACCCCAAAAATGGCACGACCTCTTCGCCGTCGGCACCGAACAACCCCGCGTCGGCGACATCAACGGCGACGGCCGCGACGACATCGTCACCTTCACCTGCAACACCAACGCCGACGTCTACGCCGCCACCTCCACCGGCACATCCTTCGCCGGCACCACCATCAAATGGCACGACTTCTTCTGCCTCAACGGCGAATTCCCCTACCTCGCCGACGTCAACGGCGACAACAAAGACGACATCATCGTCTTCACCAAAGGCACCACCAACGACGTCTACGTCGGACTCTCCACCGGCACCACCTTCAACCCCAGCACCAAATGGCACGACTTCTTCGGCCTCAACGGCGAAACCACCCTCTGA
- a CDS encoding cytochrome P450, producing the protein MQTERLLSSVWKAASMAHVELPEFVSREGRGDPDPYRHFDWMRSTMPVGPVVGPDGEGTAWFVTSYEHARACLADPRLSNERRNSATATEGEDEDEGDLLGKDPPQHTRLRKLVSPVLSRGAVARLRPRITEVCSSLIDAFAARGTADLVAEYAWPIPWAVVHELLGIPESERMSASRCIDRFLVAGYHEQQRRGRPTPATDELMGYVRQLIAYKRRHRGDDLATVMIDGFDRNEIHSEAELEGMLYVILGAGQVSTGPMIAAAVLRLLEDPSHLVRLRARETNWRLVVEESLRYDAPVQTSVGRYALTDLELGGVRIAKGDKVIVSLAAANRDPARFADAALFHPDAGRPSHLAFGHGIHLCVGAPLARLEGEICLRVLFDRLPSLRLAAPAGNTAWVLGPELRSPREITVLFDAQGAAPSRPQTRASHAPEAP; encoded by the coding sequence ATGCAGACGGAACGCTTGCTCTCGTCGGTGTGGAAGGCGGCCAGCATGGCGCACGTGGAGTTGCCGGAGTTCGTCAGCCGCGAAGGCCGGGGCGACCCGGACCCGTACCGGCACTTCGACTGGATGCGGTCCACCATGCCGGTGGGCCCGGTGGTCGGGCCGGACGGTGAGGGCACCGCCTGGTTCGTGACCTCGTACGAGCACGCACGGGCCTGCCTGGCCGATCCACGGCTGAGCAACGAACGGCGCAACTCGGCTACCGCCACCGAGGGTGAGGACGAGGACGAGGGCGATCTGCTCGGCAAGGACCCGCCGCAGCACACCCGGCTCCGCAAGCTGGTGAGCCCCGTCCTGAGCCGCGGTGCGGTCGCGCGGCTCCGCCCCCGCATCACGGAGGTGTGCTCCTCGCTCATCGACGCGTTCGCCGCACGCGGCACCGCCGACCTCGTCGCCGAGTACGCGTGGCCGATCCCGTGGGCGGTGGTGCACGAGCTCCTCGGCATCCCGGAGTCGGAGCGGATGTCCGCCAGCCGGTGCATCGACCGCTTCCTCGTCGCCGGGTACCACGAACAGCAGCGCCGGGGACGTCCGACACCGGCGACGGACGAGTTGATGGGCTACGTCCGGCAACTCATCGCCTACAAGCGCCGGCACCGCGGCGACGACCTCGCCACGGTCATGATCGACGGCTTCGACCGCAATGAGATCCACAGCGAGGCCGAACTCGAAGGCATGCTCTACGTGATACTCGGCGCCGGGCAGGTGAGTACCGGTCCCATGATCGCCGCCGCGGTGCTGCGACTCCTCGAGGATCCGTCACACCTGGTCAGGCTCCGCGCCCGGGAGACGAACTGGCGGCTCGTCGTGGAGGAGTCACTGCGCTACGACGCACCGGTGCAGACCTCCGTCGGCCGCTACGCGCTGACCGACCTGGAGCTCGGGGGCGTACGCATCGCCAAGGGCGACAAGGTGATCGTCTCGCTCGCCGCCGCCAACCGGGATCCGGCGCGTTTCGCCGACGCCGCGCTGTTCCACCCCGATGCCGGGCGTCCCTCGCACCTGGCCTTCGGGCACGGCATCCACCTCTGTGTGGGCGCGCCTCTGGCCAGGTTGGAGGGCGAGATCTGCCTGCGCGTGCTCTTCGATCGGCTGCCCTCGCTGCGGCTCGCCGCACCGGCCGGGAACACGGCGTGGGTGCTGGGGCCCGAGCTGCGCAGCCCCCGCGAGATCACGGTGCTCTTCGACGCGCAGGGAGCCGCACCGTCGCGTCCGCAGACGCGCGCGTCCCACGCGCCCGAGGCACCGTAG
- a CDS encoding SRPBCC family protein has translation MEFIAEPDRQSIVIRRVFDAPRHLVFKACTEPDLLVRWWGSSDFENSVDRMDVRPGGTYRYVSRDGRGTEFAIGGVYHDVVAPERIVQTFQFEGMPGQVQLETITFEEVEGGTRYEAVCIFQSVGQRDDAVRYGMEAETHGSMDRLARVVASLR, from the coding sequence GTGGAGTTCATCGCCGAGCCAGACCGACAGAGCATTGTGATCAGGCGCGTCTTCGACGCCCCCCGCCACCTGGTCTTCAAGGCGTGCACGGAGCCGGACCTGCTCGTCCGCTGGTGGGGGTCGAGCGATTTCGAGAACAGCGTGGACCGGATGGACGTCCGGCCGGGCGGCACCTACCGGTACGTCAGCCGCGACGGCCGCGGAACCGAATTCGCTATTGGCGGCGTCTACCACGATGTCGTCGCACCTGAGCGGATAGTGCAGACATTCCAGTTCGAAGGCATGCCCGGCCAGGTGCAGCTCGAGACGATCACCTTCGAAGAGGTCGAGGGCGGCACCCGGTACGAGGCGGTGTGCATCTTCCAGTCGGTGGGACAACGGGATGACGCGGTGCGGTACGGAATGGAGGCGGAAACGCACGGCAGCATGGACCGGCTGGCCCGGGTGGTGGCGAGCCTCCGTTGA
- a CDS encoding FMN-binding negative transcriptional regulator, whose amino-acid sequence MYVPEQYQAEDPSWTWELIDSHPLATLITATDGVPLASHVPTIRRPAPERADGTAPADSQSILVGHMNRLNPQWAAIGAGCPALLVYTGPDRYVSPTVYGVTPAAPTWNFTAVHVDGWLSPLPPGEPTLAVIRSTVEALEKRHGTGWDMTASLDYFDRLLPGVGAFELRVDRVDAMFKLSQEQAPDVRDRVAADIVTTDCGHHRELARLMARAAGRDKP is encoded by the coding sequence ATGTACGTTCCGGAACAATACCAGGCGGAAGATCCGTCCTGGACGTGGGAGCTGATCGATTCCCATCCCCTGGCCACGCTGATAACCGCGACCGATGGTGTACCGCTGGCCAGCCATGTGCCGACCATCAGGCGACCCGCCCCGGAGCGCGCCGACGGCACCGCCCCGGCGGACTCGCAATCGATTCTCGTGGGGCACATGAACCGCCTGAACCCACAGTGGGCGGCGATCGGGGCCGGTTGTCCGGCACTGCTGGTCTACACCGGGCCCGACCGCTACGTCTCCCCCACCGTCTACGGCGTCACCCCGGCGGCTCCGACGTGGAACTTCACCGCCGTTCACGTCGACGGTTGGCTGTCGCCGCTACCGCCTGGCGAACCGACGCTGGCGGTGATCCGGTCCACCGTGGAGGCCCTCGAGAAGCGGCACGGCACGGGCTGGGACATGACGGCGTCGCTGGACTACTTCGATCGCCTGCTTCCCGGTGTAGGCGCGTTCGAACTGCGGGTGGACCGGGTCGATGCGATGTTCAAGCTGAGCCAGGAACAGGCGCCGGACGTCCGCGATCGGGTCGCGGCCGACATCGTGACCACCGACTGCGGCCACCACCGGGAACTCGCCCGCCTGATGGCACGGGCGGCCGGACGCGACAAGCCCTGA
- a CDS encoding alpha/beta hydrolase family protein produces MDNTPAARRPVSRRRLLTGAAGVAAAGTFAGALAAPLPASAARDGHGLRIVDRNENGGRLQYYRFATDAIEWDPAVNVLLPDGYHTSGKRYPVLYLLHGGAADFRTFHMQDNIINLTAGREIIVVMPDASTGWYSNPVHSNTGPRNWETFHIAQLLPWIESNFRTFPEYNGRAVAGFSMGGFGALKYTAKYYGHFCSVSSHSGPASLRRDFGLVVHWANTTSAAMDLGGGTVYGAPLWDEARVTADNPVQRIESYRNKRIFLVAGTSPDPINWFDYVNETQVLAGQREFRAALGRAGIPHEWRELPGGHYFRHEIFVQDLNGMLGRLRRAG; encoded by the coding sequence ATGGACAACACCCCTGCCGCCCGCCGGCCCGTCAGCCGTCGACGGCTCCTGACCGGCGCCGCGGGAGTCGCCGCCGCCGGCACGTTCGCCGGCGCCCTCGCCGCACCGCTGCCCGCGTCCGCAGCCCGCGACGGCCACGGCCTGCGCATCGTCGACCGCAACGAGAACGGTGGCCGCCTGCAGTACTACCGGTTCGCCACCGATGCCATCGAGTGGGACCCGGCGGTCAACGTCCTGCTGCCCGACGGCTACCACACCAGCGGCAAGCGCTACCCGGTGCTGTACCTGCTGCACGGCGGGGCGGCCGACTTCCGGACCTTCCACATGCAGGACAACATCATCAACCTGACCGCCGGCAGGGAGATCATCGTCGTCATGCCGGACGCCTCCACCGGCTGGTACTCGAACCCGGTCCACAGCAACACCGGTCCCCGCAACTGGGAGACCTTCCACATCGCGCAGCTGCTGCCCTGGATCGAGTCGAACTTCCGCACCTTCCCCGAGTACAACGGCCGCGCCGTCGCCGGCTTCTCGATGGGCGGGTTCGGCGCCCTGAAGTACACCGCGAAGTACTACGGCCACTTCTGCTCGGTCAGTTCCCACTCCGGACCGGCCAGCCTGCGCCGCGACTTCGGCCTCGTCGTGCACTGGGCCAACACCACCTCGGCCGCGATGGACCTCGGCGGCGGCACCGTCTACGGCGCGCCGCTGTGGGACGAGGCGCGGGTCACCGCCGACAACCCGGTCCAGCGCATCGAGAGCTACCGCAACAAGCGCATCTTCCTGGTCGCCGGCACCTCGCCCGACCCGATCAACTGGTTCGACTACGTCAACGAGACGCAGGTGCTGGCCGGTCAGCGCGAATTCCGGGCGGCCCTGGGCCGGGCCGGCATTCCGCACGAGTGGCGCGAGCTCCCCGGCGGCCACTACTTCCGGCACGAGATCTTCGTCCAGGATCTCAACGGGATGCTCGGACGCCTGCGCCGCGCCGGCTGA
- a CDS encoding LmbU family transcriptional regulator yields MKRVPRQTALSSRHLVRQPASPLLGEEEQQETSAHGHGQILTTRVGLRFPSGITFEQWAEAGPKLSGLVDSFAWCLGDWLVYGQDKYEGRYAKTVERIGLDYQTLRNYAWVARKFESARRRENLSFQHHAEVASLPPAEQDVWLDRAEERGWSRNQLRRHVQQARGRGTSSQPTGSALPRVQVEEARLECWRLAAEHASSDLASWIVTTLDQAAERALGTGTTGDGSLAPSADHGRPGLPGGSAPPGQVAGSSLLRL; encoded by the coding sequence GTGAAGCGTGTACCCAGGCAGACGGCACTCAGTTCGCGGCATCTCGTCAGGCAGCCCGCGAGCCCACTCCTGGGCGAGGAGGAGCAGCAGGAGACGTCGGCGCACGGCCACGGCCAGATCCTGACGACCCGGGTGGGCCTGCGATTCCCGTCGGGGATCACGTTCGAGCAGTGGGCGGAGGCGGGGCCGAAGCTCTCCGGTCTGGTCGACTCGTTCGCCTGGTGCCTCGGCGACTGGTTGGTCTACGGACAGGACAAGTACGAGGGCAGGTACGCCAAGACGGTCGAGAGGATCGGCCTCGACTACCAGACGCTGCGCAACTACGCCTGGGTCGCACGCAAGTTCGAGTCGGCCAGGCGGCGGGAGAACCTGAGCTTCCAGCACCACGCGGAAGTGGCCTCGCTGCCCCCTGCCGAGCAGGACGTCTGGTTGGACCGTGCCGAGGAGCGCGGATGGTCTCGGAACCAACTGCGCCGGCACGTCCAGCAGGCGCGCGGGCGGGGGACGTCCAGCCAGCCCACGGGGTCGGCCCTGCCGCGTGTGCAGGTGGAGGAGGCCCGCCTCGAATGCTGGCGACTCGCCGCCGAGCATGCGAGCAGCGATCTGGCCTCGTGGATCGTGACGACGCTCGACCAGGCCGCCGAGCGGGCTCTGGGCACGGGCACCACCGGTGACGGGTCCCTGGCACCCTCGGCCGACCACGGCCGGCCCGGGCTGCCTGGCGGGTCCGCGCCGCCGGGGCAGGTCGCAGGCTCGTCTCTGCTGCGGTTGTAG